In the genome of Paenibacillus pabuli, the window CTGCTAATGCTGACGGTTGTTGGATATGGAGCGCTGTTCGCGGGCATGTATGCTGTCTATCAGCATAAGGTCGCCCTTAATGTACTGGAGCCCGAAGAGGAACCAGCCACATCTGGCGGCAATGACCACCAGCATTCAGGATGGTTAAGCCAGGGGAACGTGTGATGGGGCGGGTGTATGGGGCTGAGCAGATCCCGGCTGTAAAAACGGGAGCTGATCTTCTGTCCAGAGGGCTGTCGCATCCATGGTTAACAGATGCTCGAATCGGTCTAATCACGAACCCGACGGGTATTACGGCCAACTTTGTCTCTACCGTGCAAGTTTGTGCCAGCTTGGCAAATGCCAAGCTTACAGCGCTTTATGCTTGTGAGCACGGGCTGGATGGTGAGCTTCAGGCAGGAGTGCAGTTTGGGGACACATTGCATCCAACCTTGGGTATTCCGGTGTTCAGCCTTTATGGAAAACACAAGAAGCCTACACCTGCGATGCTGGCTGAGGTGGATACGGTGCTGTTTGATATCCAGGATGTGGGCGTCCGTTATTACACGTATGCCTCCACTTTGTTCCACATGATGGAGGGCTGTGCCGAAGCAGGCAAACGTCTGCTGGTGCTGGACCGCCCCAATCCGCTGGGCGGGGATGGTGTGGAAGGCGGCCTGTTGAGCACAGGGTATGAATCACTCGTTGGCGCTTGGCGTATTCCTGTCCGCACCGGACTAACGGTGGGTGAACTGGCTATGTTGGTGAACAGTGAGATGGACGTACCCTGTGAGTTGGATGTAATTGCAATGGAAGGATGGCAGCGTTCCATGGAGTTTACGGACTGTGAGCTTCCCTGGATGCTGCCCTCTCCTAATATGCCCACGCTGGACAGTGTGCGGGTGTATGCAGGTACGTGCCTGTTCGAAGGCACCAATGTATCGGAGGGCAGGGGCACGACCCGTCCATTTGAGTGGATTGGAGCACCCTGGATTGAGGGTGAGCGACTAGCGGAACGCTTTCGGGGACACAAACTGGAGGGTGTGCATGTGCATCCGGTGTACATGTCGCCAACCTTCTCCAAATATGCAGGTGAGTTATGCGGGGGTGTGAGGATTTTCGTGACAGACAGTAGAGAATTCCGGGCAGTAGACACGGGTCTGGTGCTTTTGCATGAACTGGCATCGCTCTATCCGGAGCAATTTCGCTGGTTGGAGCCGCCACAGCCGGGTTCCCGTTACTTCATTGATCTGTTGACCGGAGGCAGGAAAGTCAGGGATGTCATTCATGACCGTGAAGAATTAGTACGCTTGATCGAAGATTGGAATGCAGAGGCTGGGGAGTGGAAGGGACGGCGGAGGCCGTTTTTGCTATACCCCTAAAAAGTGAAATTCATCATTAGGATGTCGCGTAATGTACGGATGAGGTTTGTCATGGGAAGGAGCATGGAATGAGTAAGCCAAAAGAGATATACGCGTTGAAGCTGAAACAGATGACCCTGCGTGAGAAAATTGGACAAATGCTGCTTTGCGGCTTTCATGGCACCGAGGCTGCCGGTGATGTGGATGCCTTTCTGCGAAAGTATCCCATTGGCGGCGTAATCTATTTTGCGCGCAATGTCGAGTCGCCGGAGCAGGTAGAGCGGTTATCGTCGGGGCTGCAACGGATTGCTGTTGATAGCGGTAATGTACCGCTCTGGATATCCATTGATCAGGAGGGCGGCATGGTGGCCCGGATTACCGAAGGGATCGCCCTGATGCCGGGACAGATGGCGATTGCCGCAGCAGGTTCTATCGAGGATGCATATCAGGCAGCCTATATCAGCGGGGTGGAGCTGAGATCGATGGGAATTAACATGAACTTTGCCCCGGTTCTCGATGTAAATAACAACCCCGCCAATCCGGTAATTGGTGTCCGCTCATTTGGGGAATCACCTCAGTCCGTGGCAGCGTATGGGGCCAGAAGCATTGCGGGAGTACAAGATGCTGGCATCTCCGCGACAGCCAAACATTTCCCGGGACACGGGGATACGGATACCGATTCGCATCTGGATCTCCCGGTCATCACCCATAATCGGGAACGGGTAGAGCGTGTGGAACTGATTCCGTTCCGGGCCGCCATAGCGGCAGGTGTCGATGCGATGATGTCGGCACATATTTATTTTCCGGCGCTGGAACCCGAGCGTCTACCTGTAACACTATCGCGATCTGTATTAAGTGGATTGCTTCGTCAGGAACTAGGGTATGACGGCATGATTGTAACGGATTGTATGGAGATGGACGCGATTGCTGCCAACTATGGCACTGTCGATGCAGCTGTGATGGCGGTGGAGGCCGGTGCAGATCTGGTGTTGATCAGCCATACAACTCATCTTCAGGCTGGGGCGTTTGAAGCGCTGCTGGCAGCCGTGCAGAGTGGGCGAATTAGTGAGACTCGCATCGACGAATCCGTAACTCGTTTGCTGAAGTACAAGGGGAAACGAGGTCTGCTGGAGAATGGAATGGGTGCAGGTAATGATGAATTGCATGATGAGGTAGCGACTTCGCTCTTCGCTGAGGCACTAACTGATCCAGCTTCAATCAGGCACCAAGAGCGTAACCATTCGTTACACCAAGAGGTGGCCCGACGAATCAGTGAGAACAGTATCACGTTGGTGCGTGACCAATTGAACATGCTGCCTTTGAAGCGGGAGCGTACACTGGTAATAACGGTAGCCACATCTGTGACAACGATTGCCGACGAACAGCTTACCCAGGCGGTTACGCTGGGCTCGGCTATGTCGCATCGCGGTCTGGATGTTGTTGATATGACAGTCACGCTAGAGGAAGTTGCCATTCGTTCTGCCCGTCTGCTTCAAGCTGCGGAAGAGGAAGACATTCGCCAGATTGTAGTGGGGACTTATAATGCAGGCAGCGCCTCTGGTGATCCGCAGTGCAGGTTGATCGGTTGGCTGCAGCAATTGGGCAAGCCGGTCGCTGTTGTGGCGCTCCGCAGTCCCTATGATCTGCTGGCGATCCCGGAGGTTCAGGTCTATGTGGCTGCGTATGAGAGCAGGCCGCTTGCCATGGATAGCGCCGCCCGGGCGCTGATGGGGCATATTCCTTTTGCCGGGAAGCTTCCGGTATCCATAAAGTAGACAGGCGTTAAATGACACACGAGCGAAAGTATGATCCGGATTATAAGGACCGATATAGCAGAAGGGACGATCCTATAATGGACCGTCCCTTCTGCTATATTGAATAAATTATTGCAAAATTATTTCAAATTCAGTGCCTTAGCTGTCTTAGCCTCGACTTCATCCATAAGCGAAGTCATATCCATACCCGCATGATTACCGAGCAGAATAATGGTAACATCATCTGTTAAATTACGTGAGAAGGCTGTGGAAAAACCACCGCCGCTGCCGTTATGGAAGACGGTGCGATTCTGATTCTGATCGTTCTCCTTGAGAATCCAGGCATAACCATAGTTTTTATCCGAATACGGCTCATACATCTGTTCAATCGTATCCTGGCTCAGAATTTTGTCCGTGTACAGTGCCCGATCCCACTTCAGCAAATCGTCCACGGTAGAGTAGATCGTCCCTGAACCTGATTGTGAAACATAATAAGGAGCGGGCACCCATTGCTTATTCTCCGCAACGAAGCCACTATTCGTATGGACCTTTCTTGAAGCTTCTCCGGAGTTCTCCATGCCGAGCGGCTTCAGAATGGTCTGTTGTACATAA includes:
- a CDS encoding exo-beta-N-acetylmuramidase NamZ family protein, with the translated sequence MVKPGERVMGRVYGAEQIPAVKTGADLLSRGLSHPWLTDARIGLITNPTGITANFVSTVQVCASLANAKLTALYACEHGLDGELQAGVQFGDTLHPTLGIPVFSLYGKHKKPTPAMLAEVDTVLFDIQDVGVRYYTYASTLFHMMEGCAEAGKRLLVLDRPNPLGGDGVEGGLLSTGYESLVGAWRIPVRTGLTVGELAMLVNSEMDVPCELDVIAMEGWQRSMEFTDCELPWMLPSPNMPTLDSVRVYAGTCLFEGTNVSEGRGTTRPFEWIGAPWIEGERLAERFRGHKLEGVHVHPVYMSPTFSKYAGELCGGVRIFVTDSREFRAVDTGLVLLHELASLYPEQFRWLEPPQPGSRYFIDLLTGGRKVRDVIHDREELVRLIEDWNAEAGEWKGRRRPFLLYP
- the nagZ gene encoding beta-N-acetylhexosaminidase → MSKPKEIYALKLKQMTLREKIGQMLLCGFHGTEAAGDVDAFLRKYPIGGVIYFARNVESPEQVERLSSGLQRIAVDSGNVPLWISIDQEGGMVARITEGIALMPGQMAIAAAGSIEDAYQAAYISGVELRSMGINMNFAPVLDVNNNPANPVIGVRSFGESPQSVAAYGARSIAGVQDAGISATAKHFPGHGDTDTDSHLDLPVITHNRERVERVELIPFRAAIAAGVDAMMSAHIYFPALEPERLPVTLSRSVLSGLLRQELGYDGMIVTDCMEMDAIAANYGTVDAAVMAVEAGADLVLISHTTHLQAGAFEALLAAVQSGRISETRIDESVTRLLKYKGKRGLLENGMGAGNDELHDEVATSLFAEALTDPASIRHQERNHSLHQEVARRISENSITLVRDQLNMLPLKRERTLVITVATSVTTIADEQLTQAVTLGSAMSHRGLDVVDMTVTLEEVAIRSARLLQAAEEEDIRQIVVGTYNAGSASGDPQCRLIGWLQQLGKPVAVVALRSPYDLLAIPEVQVYVAAYESRPLAMDSAARALMGHIPFAGKLPVSIK